The following coding sequences are from one Primulina eburnea isolate SZY01 chromosome 15, ASM2296580v1, whole genome shotgun sequence window:
- the LOC140815632 gene encoding uncharacterized protein codes for MTCNPNWNEIKKNQLLPGKSPQDRPDLITRIFRSKFEEFKKDIVDRGVLGKVYSYSYVIEYQKRGLPHVHMLVIFENNDKLCTPDHYDSIVRAEIPLQTEEPNLHKAVFHHMIHGPCGSINHNCLCMVSGKCKKKFPKPFVEYTSRGNDSYHVYRRREGGQVSILNNDDVFIDNGWVVPYKPWLLLKYDCHNVELCGWINCVKYMHKGPDRVALELRSRQNCAEIEQYVDERWICVPEALWRIYSFEFSRMYPLVIRLQLHTPNQHLIYFDCQQHVSDLLADDENSKTMLTEFFKMNCDPDLICAK; via the coding sequence ATGACATGCAATCCAAATTGGaatgagataaaaaaaaatcaactactTCCTGGGAAATCACCTCAAGACCGTCCAGATTTGATTACAAGGATATTTCGGTCAAAATTTGAGGAGTTTAAGAAAGACATTGTGGATAGAGGGGTTTTAGGTAAGGTCTACTCTTATTCGTACGTCATCGAATATCAAAAAAGAGGGCTTCCTCATGTTCATATGTTAGTCATATTTGAAAACAATGACAAGTTGTGTACTCCTGATCACTATGACTCAATTGTACGTGCTGAAATACCTTTACAAACAGAAGAACCCAATCTACACAAAGCAGTTTTCCACCATATGATACATGGGCCATGTGGATCAATCAATCATAATTGTCTATGCATGGTAAGTGGTAAATGTAAGAAGAAATTTCCAAAGCCATTTGTGGAATACACATCTCGAGGAAATGATTCATACCATGTGTATCGAAGACGTGAAGGTGGCCAAGTATCAATTCTAAACAATGACGATGTTTTCATTGATAATGGTTGGGTTGTCCCGTACAAGCCGTGGCTTTTGTTAAAATATGATTGTCATAATGTTGAACTATGTGGATGGATTAATTGTGTCAAGTACATGCATAAAGGTCCTGATCGAGTCGCACTAGAGTTACGAAGTAGGCAAAATTGTGCTGAAATCGAACAATATGTGGATGAAAGGTGGATTTGTGTGCCTGAAGCATTGTGGCGAATTTACTCATTTGAGTTCAGTAGGATGTATCCTTTAGTCATTAGGTTACAACTACATACACCAAACcaacatttgatttattttgacTGCCAACAACACGTAAGTGATCTGCTTGCAGATGATGAAAACTCAAAGACTATGCTTACAGAATTTTTCAAAATGAATTGTGATCCTGACTTGATATGTGCAAAATGA